The genomic DNA CGAAGGCGGCGTGGGCGAAAAGCAGGATCGAATAGGCGAAGACTCGGGTCACGGTGGGCGAGTAGACCGAGGAAATGACGGTGATGAAGAAAATGTAGAGGGCGACGATGGCGGCGTCGAGGAGGTGAAGGGCCTTGACCGAGCGAAAGCGAAAGGACAGCAGCAAGCCTAACAAGCTGAAAGTCGGGAAGGCCCAAAAAAGGTAGGGCCGGTAGGCCGCCAGGCTGCTCCAGCCGACTTCGATCCGCCGATAGCCCAGGAGATCGGCGATGCAGACGATCAAGGAGGCCGCCAGCCCGACGCCGAAAAAGAGCCGGAGCCGCTGGCGGAGTATTTGAGCCTCCTCGGCCGTGCCTTCCTCGGGCATGCCGGGCAGGATTCTTTCGACTTTGGTGAAATCGGAATCGGCCACGAAACCCCGCCTTTGGCCTAGAATTCCCCCCTTTGAAAAAGGGGGGCAGGGGGGATTTAAAAGCGTTGAGAATGATTTGACGCAACGTTTCTAGTTTCAGCCGCCGCTTCAAATCCCCCTTAGTCCCCCTTTTCCAAAGGGGGAAACTATTAGTGCCCGGCAACTTGCTGCTTCTTGAGGAGGTTCATGCTTTGGGCCAGCTCGAGCAAGTCCACCGGAACCGCCAAGACGACGGTGTTCGAAGCGGTCGGTCCCAGGCCGTCAATGGTTTGCAGAGTGCGGAGCTGCATCGCGCCGGGGCTCTCGGCCATCGTCTTGGCGGCGGCCGCCAGATTGAGGGCGGCGTCCTTGTCGCCTTCGGCCTTGGTGATGGTCGCCCGCTTCTCCCGCTCGGCGCTGGCTTGGCGGCTCATCATCTTCTTCAATTCCTCGGGCATGTCGATGTCCTGGAGCTTGATGGTGTCGACGTCCAGCCCCCAGGCGGTGGCCTGGGCCTCGACCGCCTTGCCGATCTCCTGGCTGATCCGCTCGCGCTCGGCCAAAAGCTGGTCGAGGGTCATCTCGCCGATGATGTCGCGAAGCACGGTCAGGGCGTACTGCATCATCGCGACTCGGTAGTTCTGGACCTTGATGATCGCCTCCTCGACCTTGGAAACCCTGAAGTAGACGACGCCGTTGATCGAGACCGGCACGTTGTCGCGGGTGATGACCTGCTGGGCCGGGATGTCCATGGTGAGGATGCGGGTGTCGACGAAGATCGCGGTGTCGAGGACCGGGATGATGAAGAACATGCCGGGTCCCTTGGTCGCCGAATATTTTCCCAGCCTCAGGATGACCGCCCGCTCCCATTGGTAGGCGATCTTGATGGCGATGGCGAGGAGCAGGGCCAGGAAGAAGGCCCCGACCGCCAAGACACCGCCCAAGGCCGGGTGGACGATCGCTCCAATGCCGAAGGCGATGATCTCGCCGATGACCAAGAAGATGATGAAAAAGAGAAAATTGACGGCTTTCATGGAGCCTCC from bacterium includes the following:
- a CDS encoding SPFH domain-containing protein, which produces MKAVNFLFFIIFLVIGEIIAFGIGAIVHPALGGVLAVGAFFLALLLAIAIKIAYQWERAVILRLGKYSATKGPGMFFIIPVLDTAIFVDTRILTMDIPAQQVITRDNVPVSINGVVYFRVSKVEEAIIKVQNYRVAMMQYALTVLRDIIGEMTLDQLLAERERISQEIGKAVEAQATAWGLDVDTIKLQDIDMPEELKKMMSRQASAEREKRATITKAEGDKDAALNLAAAAKTMAESPGAMQLRTLQTIDGLGPTASNTVVLAVPVDLLELAQSMNLLKKQQVAGH